The Thalassotalea nanhaiensis genome has a window encoding:
- a CDS encoding S8 family serine peptidase gives MKNTFNYAVFASLLAVFLPCSSAVALTIKNQNVHATNSEDVKHIESKTSHQNKKRNVEDLYAVILKAPSLAAYHAKSVSTQTTQAKATQTQAVRKTLNVKSQASKNYIANLKQKQHEVLAQISTKSRRTITPELSMQVSVNAVTARLTAADVTALRALADVKTVQKIKPHKLSTNAGPQHINAPQVWQGTASHGAFKGEGVIVGIIDTGVSASHPSFSAVGDDEYQHINPLGKDVYLGDCALSEYQHYCNDKLIGIWSHPEITNYATYAGDDPIGLDVQGHGSHVASTVGGNIVKDVPVYNVIGDISEQQFSQISGVAPHANIVSYQVCDLDGCWPDITALAVEHAIANGIDVINYSIGGEAISPWYSLDALAMLSAREAGIHVATSAGNMGPEESTLVSPGNAPWLTSVAAITHGRTFTQKTLTVSGSDASFETIYGFSASSAVSGQLVDGNEFNNGDCLRPFDENVLTDKIVICRRGDIPRVEKGNYALTGNAKGMILVNSINEGDQLNIDFHVLPSIHVSYTDGQALINLLAAHSNIDVNISDSSMYLDPQQENIIAPFSSRGPEPVFNQYLAPHVSAPGVSIYAANATYKPHFYGSVQQPEYIFMDGTSMASPHVAGALALIAGLKPEWSPSEAQSALMLTANSVTRDNEGNINSYFDAGAGSIKIDQALNSSLVMDESVENFVNADPNTGGDPQRLNLPALLGNDCMIQCSWQRTFKATTTGSWSIQTNAETAMDITVTPSQFSLAEGDEITLTIETKINEHYTGGYISSAIEFANNDVNYSAPTLPIIASFKRGKFPKDIEITANSNKGSASIKGVVTVATNNVVATAYDLTKVESLEFNLLRDDSDNTNYPYNIFNDDESYFAQAFKVDLDTRYIEVRILNTTSPDLDLYIGSDWNYNGRPDNSYEMSSLICESATATAFEKCVIEFPKIGNYFIAVHNYGDYQSPSNTVDLVELEIIKVGAADGDVSAQFNSAPKHQEDINFSIAWDSDLQHNQQYITAIDLGTSAENPSDIGFMPIRINRSDKSLSLASTKSQLLIGDIIELEIYIDANNSEHDKSYEITLPLEQQLAINNSSEEYTVTDTGAKFTVAMPVNAEAKQLTVALDSSGLAQATSLMLGIDYTLSTNGLEFEVSESFNSIDLIGIPTALINDKAALTINVNEGETVSISGENSINPNVDDALAYMWRQLSGVDLSLSATQGSELTFTAPQVAEDVTVTVELQVTSAGQSSTANATFNIINVKENSGSGGGSTNYTIMLLLLLTVVCRVKKVTI, from the coding sequence TTGAAAAATACATTTAATTATGCCGTGTTCGCCAGTCTATTAGCAGTGTTTTTGCCCTGTTCTTCAGCAGTTGCGCTAACAATTAAAAACCAAAATGTTCATGCAACAAATAGCGAAGATGTAAAACACATAGAATCAAAAACATCACACCAAAATAAAAAGCGCAATGTTGAAGATCTTTATGCGGTTATTTTAAAAGCACCTTCATTGGCTGCTTACCATGCTAAATCTGTAAGTACGCAAACAACTCAAGCAAAAGCGACTCAAACTCAAGCTGTAAGAAAAACATTAAATGTAAAATCACAAGCAAGTAAAAATTACATTGCCAACCTTAAACAAAAACAACATGAAGTTTTAGCCCAAATAAGTACTAAAAGTCGCCGAACAATAACACCTGAACTAAGCATGCAAGTTTCGGTTAATGCCGTGACGGCACGTTTAACTGCTGCTGACGTGACGGCCTTAAGAGCGCTTGCAGATGTAAAAACGGTACAAAAAATAAAACCTCATAAACTATCGACCAACGCCGGCCCTCAACATATTAATGCACCGCAAGTGTGGCAAGGGACAGCTAGTCATGGCGCCTTTAAAGGTGAAGGCGTTATCGTTGGTATTATTGATACAGGTGTATCCGCGAGTCACCCTTCTTTTTCGGCTGTAGGAGACGATGAATACCAACACATAAACCCGCTTGGTAAAGACGTGTACCTTGGTGATTGTGCTTTATCTGAGTACCAACATTATTGTAACGACAAACTTATAGGTATCTGGAGTCACCCTGAAATTACTAATTACGCTACGTATGCTGGCGATGATCCTATTGGTCTGGATGTTCAAGGTCATGGTAGCCACGTTGCCAGTACTGTTGGCGGCAATATAGTAAAAGATGTTCCAGTTTATAATGTGATTGGTGATATAAGTGAACAACAATTTAGCCAAATCAGCGGTGTCGCACCACACGCCAATATAGTGTCTTATCAAGTATGTGATTTAGATGGTTGTTGGCCTGACATAACCGCATTAGCCGTAGAGCATGCTATAGCCAATGGAATTGACGTTATTAATTACTCTATTGGCGGTGAAGCAATAAGCCCTTGGTACAGCCTGGATGCTTTAGCTATGTTAAGTGCCAGAGAAGCAGGCATTCATGTTGCAACATCAGCCGGTAATATGGGCCCTGAAGAAAGCACCCTTGTTTCTCCTGGAAATGCGCCATGGTTAACTTCAGTTGCGGCCATAACTCATGGCAGAACATTTACACAAAAAACGTTAACCGTATCAGGCAGTGATGCAAGTTTTGAAACGATTTATGGTTTCTCTGCAAGCAGCGCCGTTTCTGGTCAATTAGTTGATGGTAATGAATTTAATAATGGTGATTGTTTACGTCCATTTGATGAGAACGTATTAACCGACAAAATCGTTATCTGTCGCAGAGGTGACATTCCAAGAGTTGAAAAAGGCAATTACGCACTTACAGGCAATGCTAAAGGCATGATACTGGTAAACTCTATCAACGAAGGCGATCAATTAAATATTGATTTTCATGTTTTACCTAGTATCCATGTCAGTTATACCGATGGCCAAGCATTGATTAACTTGTTAGCTGCGCATAGCAATATTGACGTTAATATTAGTGACAGTTCAATGTACTTAGATCCTCAACAAGAAAACATAATTGCACCGTTTAGCTCGCGCGGCCCCGAACCTGTGTTCAACCAATACTTGGCCCCTCATGTTTCTGCTCCGGGAGTGAGTATTTATGCGGCGAATGCAACCTATAAGCCACATTTTTACGGCTCGGTGCAACAACCTGAATATATTTTCATGGATGGTACATCAATGGCAAGCCCTCACGTTGCAGGCGCTTTAGCTCTAATTGCTGGTTTAAAACCTGAATGGTCACCAAGTGAAGCTCAGTCGGCACTGATGTTAACGGCTAATAGTGTTACTCGTGATAATGAAGGAAATATCAACTCTTACTTTGACGCAGGTGCCGGCTCGATAAAAATAGACCAAGCACTTAACTCGAGTTTAGTAATGGATGAAAGCGTTGAAAACTTTGTCAATGCAGACCCGAATACAGGAGGCGATCCTCAACGGCTTAATTTACCTGCTTTACTGGGAAATGACTGCATGATTCAATGTAGCTGGCAGCGCACTTTTAAAGCCACAACTACCGGCTCTTGGAGTATACAAACCAATGCTGAAACAGCAATGGATATCACCGTTACGCCTAGCCAGTTTAGCTTGGCAGAAGGTGATGAAATTACCTTAACCATAGAAACAAAAATAAATGAACATTATACTGGTGGTTACATTTCATCAGCCATTGAATTTGCCAATAATGATGTTAATTACTCTGCCCCTACACTACCTATTATTGCGTCTTTTAAACGTGGTAAATTCCCAAAAGACATAGAGATCACTGCTAACTCGAATAAGGGCTCCGCATCAATTAAAGGCGTAGTCACTGTCGCCACAAATAACGTGGTAGCAACAGCCTACGACCTTACAAAAGTTGAATCCCTAGAATTTAACCTACTAAGAGACGATAGCGATAACACTAATTACCCATACAATATTTTCAATGATGATGAGTCATATTTTGCCCAAGCGTTCAAGGTAGACCTTGATACCCGCTATATTGAGGTCAGGATTTTAAATACCACATCGCCGGATCTTGATTTATATATTGGTAGTGATTGGAATTACAATGGTCGCCCTGATAATAGTTATGAAATGTCTAGCCTGATCTGTGAATCGGCAACGGCGACCGCTTTTGAGAAATGTGTTATTGAGTTCCCTAAAATTGGTAATTATTTTATCGCAGTACATAACTATGGCGATTACCAGTCGCCTTCAAATACCGTTGATCTTGTAGAACTTGAAATCATTAAAGTTGGTGCTGCAGATGGCGATGTTTCAGCCCAATTTAACAGTGCTCCTAAACATCAGGAAGACATTAATTTCTCAATAGCATGGGATAGCGACTTACAACATAATCAGCAATATATAACCGCTATTGATTTAGGTACCAGTGCTGAAAACCCAAGTGATATAGGTTTTATGCCAATTAGAATTAATCGTTCTGATAAATCACTTTCTCTTGCCAGCACTAAAAGCCAGTTATTGATTGGCGATATAATCGAACTGGAGATTTATATTGATGCTAATAACAGCGAACATGATAAAAGCTATGAAATTACGCTACCGTTAGAGCAACAGTTAGCGATAAATAACAGCAGTGAGGAATACACCGTAACCGATACTGGCGCTAAATTCACAGTTGCTATGCCAGTGAATGCCGAAGCGAAGCAGTTAACAGTGGCGTTGGATAGTTCAGGTTTAGCGCAAGCGACATCTCTTATGCTAGGTATAGATTACACCTTATCGACAAATGGCCTAGAATTTGAAGTCTCTGAGTCATTTAATTCAATTGATTTAATAGGAATACCCACAGCCCTAATCAATGACAAAGCAGCGTTAACAATCAACGTTAATGAAGGTGAAACTGTTAGTATTTCTGGGGAAAACAGCATTAATCCGAATGTGGACGATGCTTTAGCTTACATGTGGAGACAGTTGTCAGGGGTTGATTTATCTCTTTCAGCAACACAAGGTTCAGAACTTACCTTTACCGCGCCACAAGTGGCAGAGGACGTTACTGTTACAGTAGAGCTGCAAGTGACAAGTGCAGGTCAATCTTCCACAGCAAATGCCACCTTCAATATCATTAACGTGAAGGAAAATAGTGGCAGCGGAGGTGGCTCGACAAACTACACAATCATGCTTTTACTACTTCTAACGGTTGTTTGTAGAGTAAAGAAGGTAACTATATAG
- a CDS encoding PadR family transcriptional regulator produces the protein MIKASEETLQHVKKFQKELNTGTVALVLLSILKRAKKPLYGYEISKLLDNTHGEKQSAIYPVLRSLSEKGLLNSKVKPSDSGPPRKYFTISTLGKAVLKEWVAIWKEKQSLVDQILGEPHE, from the coding sequence GTGATAAAAGCTAGTGAAGAAACACTGCAACATGTTAAGAAATTTCAGAAGGAACTTAACACAGGCACTGTAGCTCTGGTGTTATTGAGCATACTCAAACGTGCAAAGAAGCCACTCTATGGCTATGAGATCAGCAAATTATTAGATAACACACATGGTGAAAAACAAAGCGCCATTTATCCTGTGTTGCGTAGCCTCTCAGAAAAAGGCTTGCTTAATAGTAAAGTAAAACCCTCAGATAGTGGTCCTCCTAGAAAATATTTTACTATTTCGACGTTGGGTAAAGCAGTATTGAAAGAATGGGTTGCGATATGGAAAGAAAAACAAAGTCTTGTTGATCAGATTTTAGGAGAACCTCATGAATAA
- a CDS encoding sensor domain-containing protein — MNKEQIEVQIRVYLQQLATLLKGQSKALVQDALFDAEDHIRSALTEKGNFAFDKIVDDWGTPQEVASQYIDMESTVQFALYGESSTAQKKSVLQWLLSAFSDVASYRSLIYISLAMPLSLFYAFWLVLGISSAIATVVLIGFPVFLIFMRSVPYLALFEGRLIEFFLKERMPRRPSRLSMKKHQSKVSVITLIKMQVVDLNILRTILYLFALLPLSVVYLTSALIPIIFSISLILSPIIDPLLSMAYPQFSIDINWYWLPLSLPVGLSVLALSFHWIKWVTQKHANLAKHLLIASQE, encoded by the coding sequence ATGAATAAAGAACAAATAGAAGTTCAAATTAGAGTATATTTACAACAGTTAGCTACACTGCTGAAAGGACAAAGTAAGGCCCTCGTTCAGGATGCTTTATTTGATGCAGAAGATCATATTCGTTCAGCTTTAACTGAAAAAGGAAATTTTGCATTTGATAAAATCGTCGATGATTGGGGGACGCCACAAGAGGTAGCAAGCCAATATATTGATATGGAGTCGACAGTACAGTTTGCACTCTATGGTGAATCATCCACTGCGCAAAAAAAATCAGTATTACAATGGCTGCTGTCAGCATTTTCAGACGTGGCATCTTACCGTTCTCTTATATACATTTCGCTTGCAATGCCGCTATCGCTATTTTATGCCTTTTGGTTAGTGTTAGGAATAAGCAGTGCAATTGCTACAGTGGTATTAATTGGTTTCCCAGTCTTTTTGATATTTATGCGTTCTGTGCCCTATCTTGCATTGTTTGAAGGACGTTTAATAGAATTTTTCCTTAAAGAGCGAATGCCAAGAAGACCGTCGAGATTGTCGATGAAAAAACATCAGTCAAAGGTAAGTGTCATTACCTTAATAAAAATGCAGGTCGTCGACCTCAATATCTTACGTACAATTTTGTACCTATTTGCGCTTTTACCGCTTTCAGTTGTGTACCTCACTAGTGCTTTAATTCCTATCATTTTTTCAATAAGTTTAATTTTGTCACCGATCATCGATCCTTTACTGAGTATGGCTTACCCACAATTCAGCATCGACATAAATTGGTACTGGCTTCCTTTGTCCCTGCCTGTTGGTCTAAGTGTGTTAGCTTTGTCATTTCATTGGATCAAATGGGTGACCCAAAAACATGCGAATTTGGCAAAACATCTATTAATAGCAAGCCAAGAGTAA
- a CDS encoding CPBP family intramembrane glutamic endopeptidase — protein sequence MKNLLEHISRYPLVWFLLINFVITWCVWLLVPTFMGSDWTQQKLMVAAGFGPAPAALIITYAQGHTITINSNRWRGWFFAVFVLLFGLNASSVLYGDGITADIFAKAHPSDISLTTLIVLFLSSGICAFVTASLVCNSSKNLNSLVTWPANKYYLLVALLLPTLWCALGLATNIVTDTPVVWFSNDDLETLVWLGYIVRSFLFTLLVVAIGEEAGWRGWMLPHLQQRFSPLMSTVIIGVCWGLWHWPLYMIGQYPDEPVMVFAKVGVCIMLGVFFTWLYNRSGGNLLLMVLLHTALNNTNRIIPMTENAGLYLLLIFVAMIYLDKMWKKRPD from the coding sequence TTGAAAAACCTACTAGAACATATTAGCCGTTACCCATTAGTTTGGTTTTTATTGATTAACTTTGTAATTACATGGTGTGTGTGGCTTTTAGTGCCAACTTTCATGGGTAGTGACTGGACGCAGCAAAAGTTGATGGTTGCAGCTGGATTCGGTCCAGCTCCAGCCGCACTTATTATTACTTATGCGCAAGGCCATACTATTACAATAAACTCTAACCGATGGCGAGGATGGTTTTTTGCTGTGTTTGTTTTATTGTTCGGATTGAATGCTAGCTCAGTCCTTTATGGTGACGGTATCACTGCTGACATATTTGCTAAGGCTCATCCTTCTGATATTAGTTTGACTACATTGATAGTTTTGTTTTTATCTAGCGGAATTTGTGCTTTTGTCACAGCGTCGTTGGTATGTAATTCATCAAAAAATCTTAACTCTTTGGTGACTTGGCCAGCCAATAAATATTATTTACTAGTTGCCCTCTTATTACCTACACTTTGGTGTGCCCTTGGCCTTGCAACTAACATTGTGACCGACACACCAGTTGTATGGTTCAGCAATGATGATTTAGAGACATTAGTTTGGCTGGGTTACATTGTTCGTTCGTTCCTATTCACACTGTTAGTTGTCGCTATAGGTGAAGAAGCGGGCTGGCGTGGTTGGATGCTTCCTCATTTACAGCAACGATTTAGTCCATTAATGAGTACCGTCATTATAGGAGTCTGCTGGGGACTTTGGCATTGGCCACTTTATATGATTGGACAGTATCCCGATGAGCCAGTAATGGTTTTTGCTAAAGTTGGCGTGTGCATTATGCTTGGCGTGTTCTTTACCTGGTTGTACAACAGAAGTGGTGGAAATTTGTTACTGATGGTATTGCTTCATACCGCTCTAAATAATACAAATAGAATTATTCCAATGACCGAAAACGCTGGCTTATATTTATTATTAATATTTGTTGCCATGATTTACTTAGATAAAATGTGGAAAAAACGACCGGATTAA
- a CDS encoding porin family protein — protein MISKYLPTFILLSLFSSTVNADFYIGAGLGRTEFEREGETATQTFNYDDNKLSGSLFVGYHNKSYPEWMRFEGGLKYHGSWDVSKHDHNFNDELSSVTLTWVPTFISTSQLNLVGKIGSFWWNSNHSGLTKFSDLQGGSGQKMYAGIALEVIVTKSLGFRIGAEEFDLDYVKMQSVELEVHYTF, from the coding sequence ATGATATCAAAATACCTACCTACTTTTATTTTACTTTCATTGTTTTCGTCTACTGTTAATGCTGACTTCTATATCGGAGCAGGGTTAGGGCGGACAGAGTTTGAGAGAGAAGGGGAGACTGCAACTCAAACTTTTAATTACGATGACAATAAACTCTCAGGAAGTCTTTTTGTTGGCTACCATAATAAATCTTACCCAGAATGGATGCGTTTTGAGGGCGGATTAAAATATCATGGGAGTTGGGATGTATCAAAGCATGATCACAATTTTAATGATGAGCTTTCCTCTGTTACTTTAACGTGGGTACCAACATTCATTTCAACCTCACAACTAAATTTAGTTGGTAAAATCGGTAGCTTTTGGTGGAATAGTAACCATTCAGGCTTAACTAAATTTAGTGATCTTCAAGGAGGAAGTGGCCAAAAGATGTACGCGGGGATTGCTTTAGAAGTAATTGTAACTAAAAGCTTAGGCTTTAGAATAGGAGCCGAAGAATTTGACTTGGATTATGTTAAAATGCAATCGGTTGAATTAGAAGTACACTATACATTTTAG
- a CDS encoding Calx-beta domain-containing protein: protein MKYTNLTAVALSVLLAYQPNIVLAETEQSDDIISPAFEYSDLGHSEVDNFSSFQGDMQSPLEQAEGEQTENTTAAFELLDLTGQFFTDHVAQGAGSLTFSVDDVAFEFNTRIEYHYGLLHLYGENSNGDWLRLIKGSANSWFGDVTNGHESFTVMATAELGGSAWFNSAFLHPKKGEILIEGELPTIATKDNSTVLDVGYAHTITLEGRYKRLGTRASILYFHYQMQDILDNSGSGYYLNPLFIERQDGRFFEDESKVKDTYLANGFSWMYGDLDGAETMREYIKDFGADYTSMLVNSSVSWLCGTARNEFTIDDIGEKVHFIDEEDRDDVVYGSLVSGVRHQCRNLSISRWFFAHNFVRPTRSNYENNLMLPANRRTDYGGVTDYAYASKCGGHATLFNVRYDANDVETLPLPLVSSPDISYKGDVCGDEKNNNRRALLEMLPSIADNANAPVATADVKFKSVVYITSEANNGIVTLIREGDLTEQASVEVAIITKGDVNSAVEKVDFIPEFKRAEFAPGESEAIVEIRIKDNDVYRESAIIDLSLNFPKRLNVVGTTTAQLIIQDNDSAKPGTFNFAQSAVIVDESAGVAEIKLLRSGDFEGSQMIKYSLIDGSAKSESDFEGTDGHVVFAEGETEKVISVTLISDNYPNLTDRTFSIQLDTEVSGDVQTVQVTIGDDDQATGVVAVATESLDVDHNASNISIKLTRDDASKGEILVNYKTVDGTAIAGTHYVATNASVMFAAGETEKTITVKKIRVADASEALNFTVELSSNKLSGAKVVSVNLLPAVEREEESTGGSLGFLALLLMAYTGYRRKYR from the coding sequence ATGAAATACACAAATTTAACTGCCGTTGCTTTATCAGTATTGCTGGCCTATCAACCAAATATTGTATTGGCAGAAACTGAACAGAGCGATGACATTATTAGTCCTGCTTTTGAATATTCTGATTTAGGTCATTCTGAAGTTGATAATTTTTCATCTTTTCAAGGTGATATGCAATCACCTTTGGAGCAAGCAGAGGGTGAACAAACGGAAAACACTACTGCAGCGTTTGAACTGCTTGATCTTACCGGGCAATTTTTCACTGACCATGTGGCCCAAGGTGCGGGTAGTTTAACCTTCAGCGTTGATGATGTAGCCTTTGAATTTAATACTCGTATTGAATATCACTACGGTTTATTACACCTTTATGGTGAAAACAGTAACGGTGATTGGTTACGCTTGATTAAAGGCTCGGCTAATAGCTGGTTTGGTGATGTCACCAATGGTCATGAGTCTTTTACCGTTATGGCTACTGCAGAGCTCGGGGGTTCTGCGTGGTTTAACTCGGCGTTCTTACATCCGAAAAAAGGCGAAATATTAATTGAGGGCGAACTGCCAACTATCGCCACGAAAGACAATAGTACAGTGCTCGATGTAGGTTATGCGCATACCATCACGCTAGAAGGTCGATACAAGCGCTTGGGAACTCGCGCATCGATTTTATACTTTCATTATCAAATGCAAGATATCTTAGACAACAGTGGCTCAGGATATTACTTAAATCCGTTATTTATTGAACGTCAAGACGGGCGTTTTTTTGAAGATGAAAGCAAAGTAAAAGATACTTACCTTGCTAATGGCTTTAGCTGGATGTATGGCGATTTAGATGGTGCTGAAACCATGCGTGAGTACATTAAAGATTTTGGTGCCGATTATACCTCTATGTTAGTCAATAGCAGTGTTAGCTGGTTATGTGGTACCGCACGTAATGAATTTACCATCGATGATATCGGTGAAAAAGTTCACTTTATTGATGAAGAAGACCGTGATGATGTGGTTTATGGTTCTTTGGTAAGTGGGGTAAGACATCAGTGTCGAAACCTTTCGATTTCTCGCTGGTTTTTTGCCCACAACTTTGTACGTCCAACACGTTCAAATTATGAAAATAATCTTATGTTGCCTGCAAACAGACGCACAGATTACGGTGGCGTAACCGATTATGCCTACGCCAGCAAGTGTGGCGGTCACGCAACGTTATTTAATGTGCGTTATGACGCAAATGATGTTGAAACACTGCCTTTACCTTTAGTGTCATCACCTGACATAAGCTATAAAGGTGATGTATGTGGTGATGAGAAAAATAATAACCGTCGAGCATTACTGGAAATGTTGCCATCTATTGCTGATAACGCAAATGCACCGGTAGCGACAGCTGATGTGAAATTTAAATCTGTTGTTTATATTACTAGTGAAGCTAATAACGGTATTGTAACTTTAATACGAGAAGGTGATTTGACAGAACAAGCTAGTGTTGAAGTTGCGATCATCACTAAAGGTGATGTCAATTCAGCGGTTGAGAAGGTCGATTTTATTCCTGAATTTAAACGCGCAGAGTTTGCTCCCGGTGAAAGTGAAGCGATAGTCGAAATTCGAATTAAAGATAATGACGTATACCGTGAAAGTGCAATTATTGACTTATCACTTAATTTTCCTAAGCGTTTAAATGTTGTTGGAACCACTACGGCTCAATTGATCATTCAAGACAATGATTCTGCTAAACCTGGTACATTCAATTTCGCTCAAAGTGCCGTTATCGTTGATGAATCTGCAGGAGTTGCTGAAATAAAATTACTGCGTAGTGGTGATTTTGAAGGCAGCCAAATGATCAAGTATTCATTGATTGACGGTAGTGCTAAGTCCGAAAGTGATTTCGAAGGCACTGATGGCCATGTTGTATTTGCTGAAGGTGAAACTGAAAAAGTTATTTCTGTAACATTGATCAGTGACAACTATCCTAATCTGACTGACCGCACCTTTTCTATCCAGTTAGATACAGAGGTTAGTGGCGATGTTCAAACCGTGCAAGTGACCATTGGCGATGATGATCAGGCAACAGGTGTTGTAGCTGTAGCTACAGAGAGCCTGGATGTTGATCATAACGCATCAAATATTTCAATTAAGCTTACTCGAGATGACGCTAGCAAAGGTGAAATTCTGGTAAATTACAAAACCGTTGACGGCACTGCAATTGCTGGAACACATTATGTAGCAACGAATGCCAGCGTAATGTTTGCGGCCGGGGAAACTGAAAAAACTATCACAGTTAAGAAAATCAGAGTAGCTGATGCAAGCGAAGCGCTGAATTTTACAGTTGAACTAAGCAGTAATAAATTAAGTGGTGCCAAAGTTGTGTCGGTGAATTTATTACCTGCTGTTGAGCGTGAAGAAGAATCGACTGGTGGTTCATTAGGGTTTTTAGCCCTATTGCTAATGGCATATACTGGTTATAGACGTAAGTACCGTTAA